The Mesoterricola silvestris sequence CCCAGGGCAAGGACGTGCGCCGCATTTCCAATTCCGCCATCGATATGCTCATGGCCTACCACTGGCCCGGCAACGTGCGGGAGCTGGAGAACTGCATCGAGCGCGCCGTGCTGGTGTGCGAGGGCGGCGTCATCCACGCCCACCACCTGCCCCCCACCCTCCAGACCGCCGAAGCCTCCGGGACCTTCCTGGGCTCCTCCCTGGAGGAGGCCGTGGGCAGCTTCGAGCGGGACCTCATCCAGGACGCCCTCAAGAGCGCCCGGGGCAACCGTGCCCGCGCCGCGCGGCTCCTGCAGACCACGGAACGGATCCTGAACTATAAGACCCGGAAGTACGGGATCGCGCCGGAGAGATTCAAGGCGTAGGGCCAACACGGTCGGTGCAACCCAATCCGGAAGCCGGGATTCCGCAAGGACTGCCATCGAGGGTTCAGTTTCATCCCCTTCATCCCTTGCATCGGCGTTCATCCCTGTTCCGCAGGGCCAGCCTTGGGATGGGTCGGAGTGCTGTTACCCATGGAGCGACCCACTCCTGGGCTGGCCCTGCGGAACAGGGATGAACGCCGATGGAAGGGATGAAGGGGAGGATGGGGTCCAGCCTTCCATTGGGAGAACTTGATTCATTTTTGTCGTTCTTATTAAGAATAATTACATTTCTGTCGAATCGTCTTCAAGAGAGTTTTGCCACTATTTGTTGTTTTTATTTAATTTAACACATCACAAATCCGAAATACAGGTACCTTGGCATGGGGCATGCTCCCTGGAGTGCACGGGGCCAAACCCCGGCGCGAGGGGAATCATGAAACCAACCTTCTTTGACGATCCCATTTCGGGCTTCTGGGGCAGTGTCACGCCGCGGAACCTGGGGCGCGCCGGCCTGCTCCTCCTGGCCATCCTCCTCCTGGCTCCGGCGGCCTTCGCGGGGGACCCCGGCGGAGGGGCCACGGGGGGGATCCAGAACGTGCCGGCCCAGGTGCAGGGGAAGCCCACGCTTCAGGAGGTGGGGGCGGCGCTGGGGCAGACCCGGGTGGCGCTCAACTTCGTGTGGGTGCTGGTGGCGGGCTTCCTGGTGATGTTCATGCAGGCCGGCTTCGCCCTGGCGGAGACCGGCTTCACCCGCGCCAAGAACGCCTCCCACACCATGATGATGAACCTCATGGTGTACGCGGTGGGCATCCTGGGCTTCTGGGTCTGCGGCTTCGCCCTCCAGATGGGGGGATCGGGCGCGGCCGCGGGGGCCGTGCTGTCGGCGCCGGAGAGCATGGGGCACCTGGCGGGGCCGGTGATCCACGGCAACGTGTGGGGGCTCTTCGGCACCCGGGGGTTCCTCCTCACGGGGCAGACCTACGACGTGTCGGCCTTCGCCATGTTCCTCTTCCAGATGGTCTTCATGGACACGGCCCTCACCATTCCCACGGGCGCCATGGCCGAGCGATGGAAGCTGAGCACGTTCATGATCTATGGTCTCGTGGGCTCGACCCTCATCTACCCGGTGTACGCCTGCTGGGCCTGGGGGGGCGGCTGGCTTTCCCAGCTGGGCCGGACCCTGAACCTGGGGCACGGCTACGTGGACTTCGCGGGTTCCGGCGTGGTGCACCTCACCGGGGGCGTCATGGCCTTCACGGGCGCCCTGATCCTCGGGCCCCGGCTGGGCAAGTTCGTCAAGGGCAAGGCCCAGGCCCTGCCGGGCCACAACCTGCCCATGGCCTTCCTGGGGTGCTTCATCCTCGCCTTCGGGTGGTTCGGGTTCAACGCCGGCTCCACCCTGGCCGGCACCGATCTGCGCATCGCCGTGGTGGCGGTGAACACCATGCTGGCCTCCGCCGCGGGCGCCACCTCGGCCTACCTCTACACCTGGATCCGCTACGGCAGCCCCGACCCCTCCATGAGCGCCAACGGCCTCCTGGCGGGACTGGTGGCCGTCACCGCCCCCTGCGCCTTCATCGGCGCGCCCGCGGCCATCCTCGTGGGCCTCGTGGCCGGGGTGCTGGTGGTCGTGGCCGCGCTCTTCGTTGAGAACACGCTGAAGATCGACGACCCCGTGGGGGCCATCGCGGTGCACGGCGCCAACGGCATCTGGGGCCTCCTGGCCCTGGGCCTCTTCGCCGACGGCACCTACGGCCAGGGCCTCAACAACGGCCCCGCCGGGGGCGTCACCGGCCTCCTCTACGGGGACCCCCGGCAGCTCCTGGCCCAGGTGGCGGGTATCGCCGCCAACCTCGTCTACGTGGGCGCCGCCAGCTTCGTGCTCTTCAAGGTGCTCGACAAGGTCATCGGCCTGCGCGTGGCGCCGGAGGTGGAGCTCCAGGGCCTGGACTTCCACGAGGTCTCCGCCCCCGCCTACCCCGGCGAGGGCCAGCTCATCGGCTCCTCGGTGCTGGTCTTCGAGAAGCACCCCCCCAGGCCCGCCGCCCCCGCCCTGTCCACCGCCGCCGTCCAGGAGGCCCGGTCATGAAGCTCATCACCGCCATCGTCCGCCCCGAGAAGCTCGACGACGTGAAGACCGCCCTCTTTGCCGTGGAAGTCACCGGCATGACCATCCTCAAAGTCGCCGGCCACGGCGGCGAGCGCGTCGCCTTCGAGTCCTACCGCGGCGCCCCCCTGGTCTACGAGTTCCACGAAAAGATCCAGCTGGACATCGCCGTATCCGAACCCTTCGTCGACATCACCATCGACGCCATCGTCAAGGCCGCCCGCACCGGCGAGGTGGGCGACGGCAAGATCTTCGTCCGCCCCCTCGAGCGCGTCGTACGCATCCGCACCAACGAAACCGACACCGATGCCCTCACCCCCGACCCGATGCGGTTCTGAGAGACGTGACGCTGGGGGATCGGGAGTACGGACCTATCGGCCCGTTCCATCCGCCCCCGCCGGGGGCCGCGGGTTGAAGGGGTAGGGTTCCCCCCAAGGCCCCGACCCAACCGGGTTCCATCCGATCCCGCCGACCCACCGTGAGCGCTCGCAGGCAGTCTGCCTGCGAGCGCTCTCCCGTATCCAGGCGAGGACCAGGATGGGTCCAGGCCCAGGGTCCGGGAGCCTCCCACTTCCCCATTACCCATCGCCATTGGACAACGGCAAGCGTGAGCAGCAGCTTGCTGCTCACGCTACCGATGGGTCGGGGCCTCCGATCGGAACCCCGCTGGGTCGTGGCCTTGGGGGGAACCGCCCCCCTTCAACCTGCGGCCCCCGGCGGGGACGATGGACCGGGCCGGAATGCCTACCGGACCGAGGCCCCCTCCCGCAGCCCGACCTCCTTGAGCGCCGCCGCGAGGTACCCCACGGTGCGGTCGATGTTGTGGAGTTTCTCCAGACCGAAGAGGCCGATGCGGAAGGTCATGAAATCGGCCGGCTCGTCGCACTGGAGGGGGACGCCGGAGGCCACCTGGAGGCCGGCGGCGAGGAACTTCTTGCCGGACTGGACGTCGGGGTCGGTGGTGTAGCTCACCACGACGCCGGGGGCCTTGTAGCCTTCGGCGGCGACGCTGGGGAGGCCGCAGCTTTCCAGGAGCTGGCGGGCCTTGGCGCCCAGCTCGGCCTGCTCGGCGCGCAGCTTCTCGAAGCCGTAGGCCTCCATCTCCTGCATGACGGCGCAGTCCTTGGCCAGGGCGTCGGTGGGCATGGTGGCGTGGTAGGCGTGGCCGCCCTTGAGGAAGGCGTCCATGATCGCCGACCACTTCTTCAGGTCGCAGGAGAAGCTGGAACCGGTGGTCTCGGCCATGACGGCCTTGGCCCTGTCGCTGAGCATGACCATGGCGGCGCAGGGGCTGCCGCTCCAGCCCTTCTGGGGGGCGCTCACCAGGACGTCGACGCCCAGGGCCTCCATGTCCACCCACATGCAGCCGGAGGCGATGCAGTCCAGGACGAAGATCCCGCCGGCGGCGTGGGTGGCGGCGGCCACGGTCTTGATGTAGTCGTCGGGCAGGATGATGCCGGCGGCCGTTTCCACGTGGGGGGCGATGACCACCGCGGGCTTCTCGGCGGCGATGGCGGCCACCACCTCGGCGGCGGGGGTGGGGATCCAGGGGGCCTGCTTGCCGGCGCCCACCTGGCGGGCCTTGAGCACCACGTGGGAGGAGGGGATGGCGCCCATGTCGAAGATCTGGGTCCAGCGGAAGCTGAAGAAGCCGTCGCGAATGACCAGGGCCTTCTTGCCCGCGCAGAACTGGCGGGCCACGGCCTCCATGCCGTAGGTGC is a genomic window containing:
- a CDS encoding P-II family nitrogen regulator, with the translated sequence MKLITAIVRPEKLDDVKTALFAVEVTGMTILKVAGHGGERVAFESYRGAPLVYEFHEKIQLDIAVSEPFVDITIDAIVKAARTGEVGDGKIFVRPLERVVRIRTNETDTDALTPDPMRF
- a CDS encoding aminotransferase class V-fold PLP-dependent enzyme, with the translated sequence MPALLPNIDPDGLMEFSVVYTDRALNHMSKKFQLVMREMDRILKLVYNAKGVALVPGGGTYGMEAVARQFCAGKKALVIRDGFFSFRWTQIFDMGAIPSSHVVLKARQVGAGKQAPWIPTPAAEVVAAIAAEKPAVVIAPHVETAAGIILPDDYIKTVAAATHAAGGIFVLDCIASGCMWVDMEALGVDVLVSAPQKGWSGSPCAAMVMLSDRAKAVMAETTGSSFSCDLKKWSAIMDAFLKGGHAYHATMPTDALAKDCAVMQEMEAYGFEKLRAEQAELGAKARQLLESCGLPSVAAEGYKAPGVVVSYTTDPDVQSGKKFLAAGLQVASGVPLQCDEPADFMTFRIGLFGLEKLHNIDRTVGYLAAALKEVGLREGASVR
- a CDS encoding ammonium transporter is translated as MKPTFFDDPISGFWGSVTPRNLGRAGLLLLAILLLAPAAFAGDPGGGATGGIQNVPAQVQGKPTLQEVGAALGQTRVALNFVWVLVAGFLVMFMQAGFALAETGFTRAKNASHTMMMNLMVYAVGILGFWVCGFALQMGGSGAAAGAVLSAPESMGHLAGPVIHGNVWGLFGTRGFLLTGQTYDVSAFAMFLFQMVFMDTALTIPTGAMAERWKLSTFMIYGLVGSTLIYPVYACWAWGGGWLSQLGRTLNLGHGYVDFAGSGVVHLTGGVMAFTGALILGPRLGKFVKGKAQALPGHNLPMAFLGCFILAFGWFGFNAGSTLAGTDLRIAVVAVNTMLASAAGATSAYLYTWIRYGSPDPSMSANGLLAGLVAVTAPCAFIGAPAAILVGLVAGVLVVVAALFVENTLKIDDPVGAIAVHGANGIWGLLALGLFADGTYGQGLNNGPAGGVTGLLYGDPRQLLAQVAGIAANLVYVGAASFVLFKVLDKVIGLRVAPEVELQGLDFHEVSAPAYPGEGQLIGSSVLVFEKHPPRPAAPALSTAAVQEARS